The genomic region ACGGATGGGATTACCGAAGCCCGGCGCAATGGAGACTTTCTGGATTATGAAGGCTTTATCGAGCTTGCCGAGCGTTTCCAGCATTCGCCCAAGACCAAGCAGTATGGCGAGGCAATCGTCGAAGAGGCGCGCGCCTTCACGGGCGGCAAGTTTCAAGACGACGTATGCCTGCTGATCGCTCGCCGAGTCTAAATCCAACCCACGGACTTTAAAATGACAATGATCGATCTGAATTTAGGAGCAACACTGTGACAATACCGGCGGGCGCAAGCCGCATCACCGAAATCCTCAACAACCACGAGAGCGAACTCTTACAGGAATGGCTCGCCGAACAGCGCCAATCCGGAGCCGCCCGCCCCGACCTGATCCCGGCGACGGAGCTTCAGGAACAGGGACGCGAATTCGTCGCGCTGCTGCGTCAGGCCGCCCAATCCGGAGATTTCAGCAATATCCAGGCGCCGGCCTGGTCCGGCGTGCGGGACTTGATTACCGAGCTGTCGCGGACGCGGGCTCGGCTCGGGTTCACTCCCACCGAAGTGGCGACATTCGTCTTCTCGTTCAAGCAGCCCCTGTTCTCCGCATTGCAGCGCGCGCATGGGGACGATTCGAACAGCCTGCTCGCCGATATCTGGACGGTCACGAAGCTGCTGGACAAGCTGGGCCTTCTGACGACGGAATCGTACATGAAGTCGCGCGAGGAGATTATTGCCCGGCATCAAGAGGAGATGATGGAGCTTTCCACGCCGGTCGTGCAGCTCTGGCAGGGAATTGTCGCCCTTCCGATCATCGGGACGCTGGATAGCGCCCGGACCCAGATCGTGATGGAAAACTTGCTCCAGGCGATCGTGGACACGGGATCGGAAACGGCGATTATCGATATCACGGGTGTCCCCACGGTAGACACCCTGGTCTCGCAGCACCTGCTCAAGACCGTCGCGGCGGCGCGGCTGATGGGCGCCGAGTGCATCATCAGCGGCATCCGGCCGCAGATCGCGCAGACCATCGTGCACCTTGGCGTGGAGCTGACGGACGTCACGACGAAGGCGACGCTCGCGTCGGCCTTCGCGCTCGCGCTGCAGCGGCGCGGAATGACGGTCGGCAAAGTCGCTCAGTTCAAGTCGTAAGGAGACGTTTTTGGAACGCATCCCAATCTTGCAAATGGGCTCTTTCTTGCTCGTGACGATCCAAGTGGACATGCACGACCGCCTCGCAATGACCCTTCAGGACGATCTGACCACGAAAATCGTGCAAAGCGGCGCAAGCGGCGTGCTGATCGATATCTCGGCGCTGGATATTGTCGACTCGTTCATTGGGCGAATGCTGGGGAATATCTCGGCGATGTCCCGAGTGCTCGACGCCGATACCGTCGTCGTCGGCATGCAGCCGGCTGTCGCGATTACGCTGGTGGAGCTGGGCCTCTCCCTTCCGGGCGTCCGCACCGCGCTGAACGTGGAAAAAGGCATGGGAATCCTCAGAACGACGCAGACGTTATTCGGGGAGGAAGAGAGCGGCGATGGCAGTCCGGAAGAGTGAGACGATGCCGATCCGCACCCAGGCGGACATCGTCCATGTCCGCCAGGCAGTCCGCGTCTGGTCTGTCGACATCGGCATGCGTCTGGTGGATCAGACAAAGATTGTTACGGCCGCCAGCGAGCTCGCCCGTAACACGCTGGAGTACGGCGGCGGAGGCGACCTGCTGATCGAAGCGCTGTCCGAAGGGATACGCGCCGGCCTGCGCCTGACCTTCACGGACCAGGGCCCCGGCATCGCCGACATCGCGCTCGCCCTGACCGACGGCTACACCTCCGGCGGCGGTATGGGCATGGGGCTGAGCGGATCCAAACGCCTCTCCAGCGAGTTTGAGATCGAATCCCAGGTCGGCGCCGGCACGACGGTTCGAATCACGCGCTGGAAATAAGTTACGGAATTTGAGAAATTGTCATATCCTTATGAACACATCCACGGCTCTGGAAATCACAGACGCCACCTTAGTCGGCGAAGCGCGCAGGCGCGTCGCCTCACTCACGCACTCCCTCGGATTCAATGAGGAAACACGCGGCCGCGTCGCTCTGATCGTCACGGAGCTGGCGACCAATATTCTCAAGCACGCCCAAACCGGCGAAATCGTCTTCCGGGAGCTGCGCGAAGGCGACGCCGCCGGCATTGAGATCCTCTCCCTCGATCGCGGCCCGGGAATCAGCAACGTCGCCCAGAGTCTCGCGGACGGTTACTCGACGGCCGGCACCCCCGGCAACGGCCTGGGCGCGGTGGTCCGTTTGTCCTCCACCTTCGATATCTATACGCAAAGCGGCGCGGGCACAGCCATCCTGTCGCGGATCTGGGATCGCCCGACATCCTTTGTCCAGCCCGGCGCGCCGCTGGAGATCGGCGTCGTATGCGTCCCCAAGCCCGGCGAAACCGAGTGCGGCGACGCGTGGTCGTCGAGCCAGTCTCCGCAGCGGTGCAGCCTGTTCGTCGCCGATGGTTTGGGGCACGGCCCGGTCGCGGCCGAAGCCTCGCGCGAAGCGGTCCGCGTCTTCGACGCGGTTGCCGAGACATCGGACTCCAAGCGCATCATCGAAGCCGCGCATCTGGCGCTGCGCAGCACGCGCGGCTCGGTCGTCGCCGTTGGACAAATCGCGCCCGAGGATGGGATTCTGCGCTACGTGGGCGTCGGAAATATCAGCAGCACGCTGCTGACGCCCGAAGGCACGCGCAGTCTGGTGTCGCACAACGGCACGGTCGGCCAGACGATGCGGACGCTGAATGAGTTTACCTATCCATGGCCGCGCACGGCCCTGCTGGTGATGGCGTCCGACGGCCTTCAGTCACAATGGACGCTGGATAAGTATCCCGGCCTCGCCTCACGCCATCCTTCCCTGATCGCCGGCGTCCTGTACCGGGACTTCAACCGCCGCCGCGACGATGTGACCGTGCTTGTCGCCCGCTGGAAGGAACGCGCCACGCAATGAGAAGCCGTCTGATGACCCTGGAGATTAAATACGAGCAGGACGTCGTGCATACCCGGCAGCGCGCGCGCCACATCGCCGCCCTGCTCGGGTTCGACGGTCAGGATCAGACACGCATCGCGACCGCCGTTTCGGAGATCGCGCGCAACGCTTACCAATATGGCGGCGGCGGCCACGCCGAGTTCGCCGTCGCGGTGAAGGCGCCCGCGACGCTGGAGATCCGTATTGAAGATCGCGGGCCGGGGATCAGCCGCCTCCAGGACATCTGGGACGGCCGGTACCAGTCGTCCACGGGGATGGGAATGGGACTGATCGGCGCCCGGCGCCTGATGGATCGCTGCGATGTCGAGACAAGGCCGGGCCAGGGCGTGCGCGTGTCGATGGAAAAGCGGCTGCCGGGCAATGCGCCGGCCGTGACCGCGCAGCGGCTGCGCGAGATCTCGGAAGAGCTCACGCGCGTCGCGCCCGTCACGCCGTTCGACGAAGTGCGCCGCCAGAATCAAGAGCTGCTGCTGGCGATGGAGCAGGTGCGGGAGCGAGAAACCGAGCTGCTTCGGCTCAACACGGAGCTGGACGAGACCAACAAAGGCGTCATCCAGCTTTACGCCGAACTCGACGACAAAGCCGATTCGCTTCAGGAGGCGTCAGAACTCAAGTCCGCATTCCTGTCCAATGTGACGCACGAGTTCCGCACGCCGCTCGGCTCTATTGTCGGCCTGTCGCAATTTCTGCTGGACCGGTTGGACGGCGATCTGACAACCGAACAAGAAAAGCAAGTCACGTTCATCCATAAGTCCGCGCAGACTCTCATGGAGATGGTCA from Capsulimonas corticalis harbors:
- a CDS encoding STAS domain-containing protein codes for the protein MTIPAGASRITEILNNHESELLQEWLAEQRQSGAARPDLIPATELQEQGREFVALLRQAAQSGDFSNIQAPAWSGVRDLITELSRTRARLGFTPTEVATFVFSFKQPLFSALQRAHGDDSNSLLADIWTVTKLLDKLGLLTTESYMKSREEIIARHQEEMMELSTPVVQLWQGIVALPIIGTLDSARTQIVMENLLQAIVDTGSETAIIDITGVPTVDTLVSQHLLKTVAAARLMGAECIISGIRPQIAQTIVHLGVELTDVTTKATLASAFALALQRRGMTVGKVAQFKS
- a CDS encoding STAS domain-containing protein — protein: MERIPILQMGSFLLVTIQVDMHDRLAMTLQDDLTTKIVQSGASGVLIDISALDIVDSFIGRMLGNISAMSRVLDADTVVVGMQPAVAITLVELGLSLPGVRTALNVEKGMGILRTTQTLFGEEESGDGSPEE
- a CDS encoding anti-sigma regulatory factor, with translation MAVRKSETMPIRTQADIVHVRQAVRVWSVDIGMRLVDQTKIVTAASELARNTLEYGGGGDLLIEALSEGIRAGLRLTFTDQGPGIADIALALTDGYTSGGGMGMGLSGSKRLSSEFEIESQVGAGTTVRITRWK
- a CDS encoding ATP-binding SpoIIE family protein phosphatase yields the protein MNTSTALEITDATLVGEARRRVASLTHSLGFNEETRGRVALIVTELATNILKHAQTGEIVFRELREGDAAGIEILSLDRGPGISNVAQSLADGYSTAGTPGNGLGAVVRLSSTFDIYTQSGAGTAILSRIWDRPTSFVQPGAPLEIGVVCVPKPGETECGDAWSSSQSPQRCSLFVADGLGHGPVAAEASREAVRVFDAVAETSDSKRIIEAAHLALRSTRGSVVAVGQIAPEDGILRYVGVGNISSTLLTPEGTRSLVSHNGTVGQTMRTLNEFTYPWPRTALLVMASDGLQSQWTLDKYPGLASRHPSLIAGVLYRDFNRRRDDVTVLVARWKERATQ
- a CDS encoding ATP-binding protein — translated: MRSRLMTLEIKYEQDVVHTRQRARHIAALLGFDGQDQTRIATAVSEIARNAYQYGGGGHAEFAVAVKAPATLEIRIEDRGPGISRLQDIWDGRYQSSTGMGMGLIGARRLMDRCDVETRPGQGVRVSMEKRLPGNAPAVTAQRLREISEELTRVAPVTPFDEVRRQNQELLLAMEQVRERETELLRLNTELDETNKGVIQLYAELDDKADSLQEASELKSAFLSNVTHEFRTPLGSIVGLSQFLLDRLDGDLTTEQEKQVTFIHKSAQTLMEMVNDLLDLAKIESGKTEIRANAFTVADTFAALRGMFRPLVIPGGVALVFEDCPDIPSLHTDEGKVSQILRNLISNALKFTETGEIRVRCEVDPGDLISFTVSDTGVGIAPEDQDRVFEEFSQVEGALQRKVKGTGLGLPLSRKLARLLGGDVTLESAPGVGSTFTATIPRTYSEPG